Proteins from one Triticum aestivum cultivar Chinese Spring chromosome 7A, IWGSC CS RefSeq v2.1, whole genome shotgun sequence genomic window:
- the LOC123154264 gene encoding probable transcriptional regulator SLK3 isoform X1: protein MSGAPRSNLGLVPRDMNGSLPVSTTNSSGPSIGVSSLVTDGNSSLSGGAQFQQSTSMNADSFTRLPASPMSFSSNNISGSSVIDGSIMQQSPPQEQMQKRRASSVTSQPVIDAAAAFHAQKKPRVDIRQDDILQQQLIQQLLQGQSSLHLQGQHNPQLQALIRQHKLAQIQQQQQHQLSQQFPQHQHSQVGIPRQPQLRPPLAQPGIQLAGPVRTPVESGLCSRRLMQYLYHKRYRPDDNPITYWRKLIDEYFAPRSRERWCVSSYEKPGNTSVAIPQTSPGTWRCDICNTHSGKGYEATSEILPRLCQIRFDHGVKDEYLFLDMPNEFRLPNGLLLLEHAKVVQKSIYEHQHVTHEGQLRIIFTPELKIMSWEFCSRKHDEYVTRKFLTDQVTHMLRATQNYQATVTKNGPAGLSNDEAQNACNQFASASRQLAKNIDHHSLNEHGLSKRYVRCLQISEVVNHMKDLIEFSHKNKLGPIEGLKNYPKQTAGPKLTVQNLHDSKAVKTEISPHVNNEVPGVGAISNNPQNPAAQSNYQHMLRSSSANQLLQQEASQNAAAMNSYQNMFRSSSANQGLLQQEASQNAGALNNYQNMLRGSSPNQSLLQQEASSIFKGPTAVHSGIQLEASRSFRAAQLGQFQHPMSFQQGMSQHQHNNFQGLGASPQFQQHVINQLLQEAKNSNSRALAHQQQQQQHHQQQQQQHHQQQQQQQHHQQQQQQQLQHQQQQQQHQQQQQSPSTPNANGGLASGAAVANTAASGEQAQHMNNGTAKGAALMGMTGPSNLINSGAGMVQRSSSFKSVSSNPAASGGNAATPKAESVHDMDDLEHLISHELVESGLFMGEQPGDGGFSWNI, encoded by the exons ATGTCCGGGGCCCCACGCTCCAACCTTGGACTTGTTCCCAGGGACATGAATGGTAGCCTTCCAGTTAGTACTACAAATTCCTCTGGGCCAAGCATTGGTGTTAGCTCTTTGGTGACCGATGGCAACTCATCACTTTCTGGAGGTGCCCAGTTTCAGCAAAGTACGAGCATGAATGCTGATTCATTCACGCGCCTTCCTGCCTCTCCGATGTCGTTTTCGTCCAATAACATTTCTGGCTCTTCAGTCATTGATGGCTCCATCATGCAGCAAAGTCCACCCCAAGAGCAGATGCAGAAGCGGAGAGCATCTAGTGTAACATCACAACCTGTGATTGATGCTGCTGCCGCATTTCATGCTCAAAAGAAGCCAAGAGTTGATATTCGGCAAGATGATATCTTGCAACAACAGTtgattcaacagctgctccaaGGTCAGAGTTCTCTTCATCTCCAGGGCCAACATAACCCACAGCTTCAAGCCTTGATCCGGCAGCACAAACTGGCACAAattcagcaacaacagcagcatcAGTTATCACAACAATTTCCTCAGCATCAACATTCTCAAGTTGGCATACCTCGGCAGCCACAATTGAGGCCACCGCTAGCACAGCCTGGAATTCAGCTAGCTGGACCTGTTAGGACTCCTGTCGAGAGCGGGCTTTGTTCCCGAAGGTTAATGCAGTATTTGTATCACAAGCGTTACCGGCCAGAT GATAATCCCATAACATACTGGAGGAAGCTCATTGATGAATATTTTGCACCACGATCAAGAGAAAGATGGTGTGTGTCATCATATGAAAAACCAGGGAATACCTCGGTTGCTATTCCACAGACATCCCCG GGTACATGGCGTTGTGATATTTGTAATACGCATTCGGGGAAAGGATATG AGGCTACCTCTGAAATACTTCCTAGACTCTGTCAAATTAGATTTGACCACGGTGTTAAGGATGAATATCTATTCCTTGACATGCCAAACGAGTTCCGGTTGCCCAACGGACTGCTGCTCCTGGAGCATGCTAAAGTTGTTCAGAAGAGCATCTATGAACACCAACATGTCACACATGAGGGACAACTGAGAATAATATTCACTCCAGAACTAAAG ATTATGTCCTGGGAGTTTTGTTCACGGAAACACGACGAGTATGTCACTCGCAAGTTTCTAACAGACCAG GTTACACATATGCTGCGTGCTACCCAGAATTACCAAGCTACTGTCACTAAAAATGGACCTGCTGGCCTATCGAACGATGAGGCACAAAACGCTTGCAACCA GTTTGCGTCAGCATCACGACAACTAGCGAAAAATATAGATCACCACAGCCTAAATGAGCATGGTCTTTCTAAAAGATATGTTCGCTGTTTGCAG ATATCAGAGGTGGTGAATCACATGAAGGATCTAATTGAGTTCAGCCACAAGAATAAGCTCGGCCCTATAG AGGGCCTGAAGAACTATCCCAAACAAACTGCTGGACCAAAGCTCACGGTGCAGAATTTGCATGACTCAAAGGCGGTCAAAACAGAAATAAGCCCCCATGTGAATAACGAGGTTCCAGGTGTTGGAGCAATTAGTAATAATCCGCAGAATCCTGCAGCACAAAGCAATTACCAACATATGCTGAGAAGCTCAAGTGCAAATCAGTTGCTTCAGCAGGAGGCATCACAAAATGCTGCGGCAATGAACAGTTACCAGAATATGTTTAGAAGCTCAAGCGCAAATCAGGGCTTGCTCCAGCAGGAGGCATCTCAGAATGCTGGTGCGCTAAACAATTACCAGAATATGCTTAGAGGCTCAAGCCCGAATCAAAGTTTGCTTCAGCAGGAGGCATCGAGTATCTTCAAAGGTCCTACAGCAGTGCACAGTGGCATTCAGCTGGAAGCATCTAGGTCGTTCCGTGCGGCTCAGCTTGGGCAATTCCAGCATCCCATGTCGTTCCAGCAAGGTATGTCCCAGCACCAGCATAACAATTTCCAAGGCCTGGGCGCTAGTCCACAATTCCAGCAGCATGTGATCAATCAGCTGCTGCAAGAAGCCAAGAACTCCAATAGCCGCGCTCTTGCTcatcagcaacaacagcagcagcaccatcaacagcagcagcagcaacaccatcaacagcagcagcagcagcagcaccatcaacagcagcaacagcagcagctacaacatcaacagcagcagcagcaacatcaacagcagcagcagtctccTAGTACTCCCAATGCAAATGGTGGTCTTGCATCTGGAGCCGCGGTCGCCAACACCGCTGCTAGCGGAGAGCAGGCACAGCACATGAATAACGGCACAGCAAAGGGCGCTGCTTTGATGGGTATGACGGGGCCTAGTAATCTGATCAACAGTGGAGCTGGCATGGTCCAGCGAAGCAGCAGTTTCAAGTCAGTGAGCAGCAATCCGGCCGCTTCTGGCGGCAATGCGGCGACCCCAAAGGCGGAGTCTGTGCATGACATGGACGACCTGGAACATCTCATCTCCCACGAACTTGTGGAGAGCGGTCTGTTCATGGGGGAGCAGCCAGGGGACGGTGGCTTCTCGTGGAACATCTGA
- the LOC123154264 gene encoding probable transcriptional regulator SLK3 isoform X2, whose amino-acid sequence MATHHFLEVPSFSKQSPPQEQMQKRRASSVTSQPVIDAAAAFHAQKKPRVDIRQDDILQQQLIQQLLQGQSSLHLQGQHNPQLQALIRQHKLAQIQQQQQHQLSQQFPQHQHSQVGIPRQPQLRPPLAQPGIQLAGPVRTPVESGLCSRRLMQYLYHKRYRPDDNPITYWRKLIDEYFAPRSRERWCVSSYEKPGNTSVAIPQTSPGTWRCDICNTHSGKGYEATSEILPRLCQIRFDHGVKDEYLFLDMPNEFRLPNGLLLLEHAKVVQKSIYEHQHVTHEGQLRIIFTPELKIMSWEFCSRKHDEYVTRKFLTDQVTHMLRATQNYQATVTKNGPAGLSNDEAQNACNQFASASRQLAKNIDHHSLNEHGLSKRYVRCLQISEVVNHMKDLIEFSHKNKLGPIEGLKNYPKQTAGPKLTVQNLHDSKAVKTEISPHVNNEVPGVGAISNNPQNPAAQSNYQHMLRSSSANQLLQQEASQNAAAMNSYQNMFRSSSANQGLLQQEASQNAGALNNYQNMLRGSSPNQSLLQQEASSIFKGPTAVHSGIQLEASRSFRAAQLGQFQHPMSFQQGMSQHQHNNFQGLGASPQFQQHVINQLLQEAKNSNSRALAHQQQQQQHHQQQQQQHHQQQQQQQHHQQQQQQQLQHQQQQQQHQQQQQSPSTPNANGGLASGAAVANTAASGEQAQHMNNGTAKGAALMGMTGPSNLINSGAGMVQRSSSFKSVSSNPAASGGNAATPKAESVHDMDDLEHLISHELVESGLFMGEQPGDGGFSWNI is encoded by the exons ATGGCAACTCATCACTTTCTGGAGGTGCCCAGTTTCAGCAAA CAAAGTCCACCCCAAGAGCAGATGCAGAAGCGGAGAGCATCTAGTGTAACATCACAACCTGTGATTGATGCTGCTGCCGCATTTCATGCTCAAAAGAAGCCAAGAGTTGATATTCGGCAAGATGATATCTTGCAACAACAGTtgattcaacagctgctccaaGGTCAGAGTTCTCTTCATCTCCAGGGCCAACATAACCCACAGCTTCAAGCCTTGATCCGGCAGCACAAACTGGCACAAattcagcaacaacagcagcatcAGTTATCACAACAATTTCCTCAGCATCAACATTCTCAAGTTGGCATACCTCGGCAGCCACAATTGAGGCCACCGCTAGCACAGCCTGGAATTCAGCTAGCTGGACCTGTTAGGACTCCTGTCGAGAGCGGGCTTTGTTCCCGAAGGTTAATGCAGTATTTGTATCACAAGCGTTACCGGCCAGAT GATAATCCCATAACATACTGGAGGAAGCTCATTGATGAATATTTTGCACCACGATCAAGAGAAAGATGGTGTGTGTCATCATATGAAAAACCAGGGAATACCTCGGTTGCTATTCCACAGACATCCCCG GGTACATGGCGTTGTGATATTTGTAATACGCATTCGGGGAAAGGATATG AGGCTACCTCTGAAATACTTCCTAGACTCTGTCAAATTAGATTTGACCACGGTGTTAAGGATGAATATCTATTCCTTGACATGCCAAACGAGTTCCGGTTGCCCAACGGACTGCTGCTCCTGGAGCATGCTAAAGTTGTTCAGAAGAGCATCTATGAACACCAACATGTCACACATGAGGGACAACTGAGAATAATATTCACTCCAGAACTAAAG ATTATGTCCTGGGAGTTTTGTTCACGGAAACACGACGAGTATGTCACTCGCAAGTTTCTAACAGACCAG GTTACACATATGCTGCGTGCTACCCAGAATTACCAAGCTACTGTCACTAAAAATGGACCTGCTGGCCTATCGAACGATGAGGCACAAAACGCTTGCAACCA GTTTGCGTCAGCATCACGACAACTAGCGAAAAATATAGATCACCACAGCCTAAATGAGCATGGTCTTTCTAAAAGATATGTTCGCTGTTTGCAG ATATCAGAGGTGGTGAATCACATGAAGGATCTAATTGAGTTCAGCCACAAGAATAAGCTCGGCCCTATAG AGGGCCTGAAGAACTATCCCAAACAAACTGCTGGACCAAAGCTCACGGTGCAGAATTTGCATGACTCAAAGGCGGTCAAAACAGAAATAAGCCCCCATGTGAATAACGAGGTTCCAGGTGTTGGAGCAATTAGTAATAATCCGCAGAATCCTGCAGCACAAAGCAATTACCAACATATGCTGAGAAGCTCAAGTGCAAATCAGTTGCTTCAGCAGGAGGCATCACAAAATGCTGCGGCAATGAACAGTTACCAGAATATGTTTAGAAGCTCAAGCGCAAATCAGGGCTTGCTCCAGCAGGAGGCATCTCAGAATGCTGGTGCGCTAAACAATTACCAGAATATGCTTAGAGGCTCAAGCCCGAATCAAAGTTTGCTTCAGCAGGAGGCATCGAGTATCTTCAAAGGTCCTACAGCAGTGCACAGTGGCATTCAGCTGGAAGCATCTAGGTCGTTCCGTGCGGCTCAGCTTGGGCAATTCCAGCATCCCATGTCGTTCCAGCAAGGTATGTCCCAGCACCAGCATAACAATTTCCAAGGCCTGGGCGCTAGTCCACAATTCCAGCAGCATGTGATCAATCAGCTGCTGCAAGAAGCCAAGAACTCCAATAGCCGCGCTCTTGCTcatcagcaacaacagcagcagcaccatcaacagcagcagcagcaacaccatcaacagcagcagcagcagcagcaccatcaacagcagcaacagcagcagctacaacatcaacagcagcagcagcaacatcaacagcagcagcagtctccTAGTACTCCCAATGCAAATGGTGGTCTTGCATCTGGAGCCGCGGTCGCCAACACCGCTGCTAGCGGAGAGCAGGCACAGCACATGAATAACGGCACAGCAAAGGGCGCTGCTTTGATGGGTATGACGGGGCCTAGTAATCTGATCAACAGTGGAGCTGGCATGGTCCAGCGAAGCAGCAGTTTCAAGTCAGTGAGCAGCAATCCGGCCGCTTCTGGCGGCAATGCGGCGACCCCAAAGGCGGAGTCTGTGCATGACATGGACGACCTGGAACATCTCATCTCCCACGAACTTGTGGAGAGCGGTCTGTTCATGGGGGAGCAGCCAGGGGACGGTGGCTTCTCGTGGAACATCTGA